A section of the Chelmon rostratus isolate fCheRos1 chromosome 16, fCheRos1.pri, whole genome shotgun sequence genome encodes:
- the klhl38a gene encoding kelch-like protein 38 codes for MASRPREVFSFKDSELPSHLLAQLNILRQERILTDVFLCTDHQEIPCHRNVLVSSSPYFRAMFCSNFLESSQARVNLKGISSNVLSGIVDYVYTGCITITMEIVLPLMQAASMLHYGGLFEACSMFLQEQLSPENCLSMIRLSEILHCESLRERAKEMAVRCFSDVAATEDFCELSLPELMCYLEDDRLCAEEEQVFETLLAWIHHDPFSRRGAIHDLFKKVRLRYIHPTYLFQFIANDPLVQSSTLCTEIIESVRRLMLTVSTKCSRELKPLWTTPRRYTCRETLVVVGGRKNNEQTSREALLYDERTHRWQWLAKLPLRLYKAAYVCIHSILYVLGGLSLCMASGDSSVSATVYTLSLKTNQWRTAEPMLEPRYAHQSVSYLHFIFVLGGIGVHKRISQSVERYNSMFNQWEAMAPMPTAVLHPAVAASDQRIYVFGGEDAMQNPVRLIQVYHISRNLWSRLETRTVKNVCAPAAVIEDKIYIIGGYTRRMIAYDTKANKFVKCENLKERRMHHSATVINNKLYVTGGRILNGHDVIEDSDCFECYDPKTDVWTSKGSLPYKLFDHGSLPLVCVSNRPNPP; via the exons ATGGCATCTAGACCACGAGAAGTTTTCTCCTTCAAAGACTCAGAACTTCCCTCCCACCTACTTGCCCAGCTCAACATCCTCCGGCAGGAGCGCATCCTGACAGATGTCTTCCTCTGCACGGACCACCAGGAGATCCCCTGCCACCGCAACGTCCTGGTGTCCAGCAGCCCGTACTTCCGTGCCATGTTTTGCAGCAACTTTCTGGAGAGCAGTCAGGCCCGAGTGAATCTGAAGGGAATCTCTTCAAATGTCCTCAGTGGCATCGTGGACTATGTCTACACTGGCTGCATCACCATCACCATGGAGATTGTGCTCCCGCTCATGCAGGCAGCGTCCATGCTTCACTATGGAGGTCTCTTTGAGGCCTGCTCCATGTTCCTCCAGGAGCAGCTGAGTCCAGAGAACTGTCTGAGCATGATCCGACTCTCTGAGATCCTTCACTGTGAGAGTTTGAGGGAGAGGGCAAAGGAGATGGCTGTTCGGTGTTTCTCTGATGTTGCTGCTACAGAGGACTTCTGTGAGTTGTCGCTCCCTGAGCTCATGTGTTACCTGGAAGACGACCGACTTTGTGCTGAGGAGGAACAAGTGTTTGAGACCCTCCTGGCATGGATCCACCATGACCCGTTCTCACGACGCGGTGCCATCCACGATCTCTTCAAGAAAGTCCGTCTTCGCTACATCCATCCGACTTACCTCTTCCAGTTTATTGCCAATGACCCACTGGTGCAGTCCTCCACCCTCTGTACTGAGATAATCGAGTCGGTGCGTCGCCTCATGCTTACAGTCAGCACAAAGTGTAGCAGAGAGCTCAAGCCTCTTTGGACCACACCACGACGttacacctgcagagagacactgGTGGTGGTTGGAGGACgcaaaaacaatgaacagacCTCACGAGAAGCCCTGCTGTATGACGAAAGGACTCATCGCTGGCAGTGGTTGGCCAAGCTCCCCCTGCGCCTCTACAAagctgcatatgtgtgtattcataGCATCCTCTATGTGCTTGGCGGGCTCAGCCTCTGCATGGCATCAGGTGACAGCTCAGTCAGCGCTACAGTTTACACGCTCTCCCTTAAGACCAACCAGTGGCGAACTGCTGAGCCCATGTTGGAGCCCCGATACGCCCACCAAAGTGTATCCtatctgcatttcatttttgtgttaGGAGGCATTGGGGTACACAAGAGAATTTCCCAGTCAGTAGAGAGGTATAACAGTATGTTTAATCAATGGGAGGCCATGGCACCAATGCCCACAGCGGTGCTGCATCCAGCTGTGGCAGCCAGTGATCAGAGGATCTATGTTTTCGGAGGGGAGGACGCCATGCAGAATCCAGTCAGGCTGATCCAG GTGTATCACATCTCTCGCAACCTGTGGTCCAGGCTGGAGACGAGgacagtgaaaaatgtttgtgctCCCGCCGCCGTCATTGAAGACAAGATCTACATCATAGGAG GATACACCAGGCGAATGATCGCCTACGACACCAAGGCCAACAAATTTGTCAAGTGTGAGAACCTGAAGGAGCGGCGGATGCATCACAGCGCTACAGTGATCAACAACAAGCTCTATGTCACCGGTGGACGCATCCTCAACGGCCACGACGTCATCGAGGACTCGGACTGCTTCGAGTGTTACGATCCGAAGACAGACGTTTGGACCTCCAAAGGTTCTTTGCCGTACAAGCTATTTGACCACGGCTCACTGCCGCTGGTCTGTGTTTCCAACAGACCCAACCCACCATGA